A window of the Leptospira brenneri genome harbors these coding sequences:
- a CDS encoding aldo/keto reductase yields the protein MNSFKFLTYTLFMTNIRKINLGKQGLVVPIEGLGCMGMSTMAEMNIYGIADERESIATIHRAFELGVNFLDTADLYGPLKNERLIAKAIKGNRNAYILPTKFGFEVDDNELLTWQFNGKPAYVKKALERSLKNLGTDHIDLYYLHRLDPNTPIEDTVGAMSELVKEGKVRYIGLSEVSSSTIRRAHKIHPLSAIQTEYSIFEREVESSGTLATMRELGIGLVAYSPLSRGFLTGEIKTPEDFEENDFRKNIPRYQGEQFYKNLELVNEIKKLATKKGITPSQLAIAWVLSKDVVTIPGTKRVKYVEENIAAANVILNKEDLEQLESIIPLGTSIGDRYDAVSMTALDR from the coding sequence TTGAATTCTTTTAAATTTTTAACTTACACTTTATTTATGACAAACATAAGAAAAATTAATTTAGGCAAACAAGGATTAGTTGTTCCCATAGAAGGACTCGGCTGTATGGGAATGTCCACAATGGCAGAAATGAATATTTATGGTATTGCGGATGAGAGAGAATCTATTGCAACAATTCACCGGGCTTTTGAATTAGGGGTAAACTTTTTAGATACAGCTGATTTATATGGTCCTTTGAAAAATGAAAGACTTATTGCAAAAGCAATCAAAGGCAATCGAAATGCTTATATACTGCCAACCAAGTTTGGCTTTGAAGTAGATGATAATGAATTACTTACCTGGCAATTCAATGGAAAACCTGCGTATGTAAAAAAAGCCCTGGAACGTTCTTTAAAAAATTTAGGTACAGATCATATTGATTTGTATTACCTTCACAGACTAGATCCCAATACACCAATCGAAGATACAGTCGGCGCCATGTCGGAACTCGTCAAAGAAGGGAAGGTGCGTTACATCGGACTCTCTGAAGTTTCATCCTCAACCATAAGACGTGCACATAAAATACATCCATTAAGTGCTATTCAAACAGAATATTCTATATTCGAAAGAGAAGTAGAAAGTTCTGGGACTTTAGCGACCATGCGGGAACTGGGAATCGGACTCGTCGCCTATTCTCCGCTCAGCAGAGGTTTTTTGACAGGAGAAATCAAAACTCCTGAAGATTTTGAAGAAAATGATTTTAGAAAAAATATCCCTCGTTACCAAGGAGAACAATTTTATAAAAATTTAGAATTGGTAAATGAAATCAAAAAATTAGCCACTAAAAAGGGAATCACTCCTTCACAACTGGCAATTGCTTGGGTTTTATCAAAAGATGTGGTTACAATTCCGGGAACGAAACGAGTCAAATATGTGGAGGAAAATATTGCGGCAGCCAATGTTATTTTAAACAAAGAAGACCTCGAGCAACTGGAATCAATCATTCCTTTAGGTACTTCTATTGGGGATCGTTATGATGCGGTTTCTATGACTGCCTTAGATCGTTAA
- a CDS encoding VOC family protein, producing the protein MAKNKLLRMDNVSIVVESLDDIISFFEEIGLKLEGRAVIEGEWAGRVTGVQSQRVEIAMMVTPDGHSKIELSKFLNPPVLGDHRTAPVNSLGYLRVMFTVEDIDELVSRLLTRGAKLVGEIVQYEDMYRLCYIRGTEELLIGLAEELGNQ; encoded by the coding sequence ATGGCAAAAAACAAATTACTTCGAATGGACAATGTCAGCATTGTTGTCGAATCGCTTGACGATATCATTTCATTTTTTGAAGAGATTGGGTTGAAACTCGAAGGACGAGCCGTCATCGAAGGGGAATGGGCAGGTCGAGTTACCGGGGTTCAGTCCCAACGTGTGGAGATTGCTATGATGGTGACTCCCGATGGTCATAGTAAAATTGAACTTTCAAAGTTTCTGAATCCACCAGTTTTGGGAGACCACAGAACGGCTCCTGTCAATTCGCTTGGATATCTCCGTGTGATGTTTACTGTAGAAGACATTGATGAACTGGTATCCAGACTCCTCACCCGTGGTGCCAAACTTGTTGGCGAAATCGTCCAATATGAAGATATGTATCGGCTCTGCTATATTCGTGGAACGGAAGAGCTGTTAATCGGTTTGGCAGAAGAACTTGGGAATCAATAA
- a CDS encoding DUF3995 domain-containing protein yields the protein MILIAITSTFLLFSLAVIHVYWGFGGLWPGKTKQELIDLVFGKGNRFPSRFMCLFVAIFLIFFSLLPILWSLRFYLDLEHQIVIAVRYTIGFVSFVFFLRGVLGYFPPITRQWKPIFIHYTKRIYNPLCLLIGSAFLILIL from the coding sequence ATGATCCTAATCGCAATCACCTCTACCTTTCTCCTCTTCTCACTCGCGGTTATCCATGTTTATTGGGGTTTTGGAGGACTTTGGCCAGGAAAAACAAAACAAGAGTTAATTGATCTTGTCTTCGGAAAAGGAAACCGGTTTCCCTCTCGATTTATGTGTTTGTTTGTAGCTATTTTTTTAATCTTCTTTTCTCTTTTACCAATTTTATGGTCTCTTCGTTTCTATCTAGATTTAGAGCATCAAATTGTAATTGCAGTTCGCTATACGATTGGTTTTGTTTCCTTTGTTTTTTTCCTTAGAGGAGTTCTCGGATATTTCCCGCCAATAACAAGGCAATGGAAACCTATTTTTATACATTACACAAAACGAATTTATAATCCACTTTGCCTTTTGATTGGATCGGCATTTTTGATATTAATCTTATGA
- a CDS encoding DUF6790 family protein — MGYFIYIVAAMLVAPLFSVIFELYYRSSQIRFLDLTWKWFIFWAIGIRLITAGASQIANPAFTASIMQLSDSAHVVIRELGFANLLMGGLAALSLFFPSLRPAATLGGLYLGLAGLLHVIRGIEHVNFKEATALISDLWGFLIVVAYYVDSFLLRK; from the coding sequence ATGGGATACTTTATTTACATCGTAGCAGCAATGTTAGTCGCACCGCTATTTTCCGTGATTTTTGAACTCTACTATCGTTCTTCCCAAATAAGATTTTTAGATCTCACTTGGAAGTGGTTTATCTTTTGGGCGATTGGAATCCGACTCATCACAGCGGGTGCTAGTCAAATCGCAAACCCAGCATTTACGGCAAGTATTATGCAACTCAGTGATTCGGCCCATGTTGTGATCAGGGAATTAGGTTTTGCTAATTTGCTGATGGGAGGCCTAGCAGCCTTGTCTTTATTTTTTCCCTCTTTACGTCCTGCGGCAACTCTCGGTGGTTTGTATCTTGGCCTTGCAGGACTACTACATGTCATTCGCGGTATCGAACACGTCAATTTCAAAGAAGCTACAGCCCTGATTTCCGACTTATGGGGTTTTCTGATCGTTGTGGCATATTATGTGGATTCTTTTTTATTGCGAAAATAA
- a CDS encoding YdcF family protein: MTKKESLFSILSYYKSEKLNQMKNHKLKRIVLIVFLISFVYLFFSVVSIVTTGLQEEDDLTSDITLVLGNKVELTGEPSLRLKARLDQTLVLYNSGKIKKVIVSGGIGKEGFDESKVMKQYLVDRKIPANLILEDNLGDNTEKSANNLNLFLEPSSINSIMIVSQYFHLPRAKVLVERAGFKNVKTSYARYFEFRDFYSILRETIALPVVVLIPKIEE, translated from the coding sequence ATGACAAAAAAAGAAAGTTTGTTTAGCATACTATCTTACTATAAATCGGAAAAATTGAATCAAATGAAAAACCATAAACTAAAAAGAATCGTGTTGATTGTATTTTTAATCTCTTTTGTTTACTTATTTTTTTCTGTTGTATCGATCGTTACGACCGGATTACAGGAAGAAGATGATCTTACTTCAGATATTACACTTGTGCTTGGTAATAAAGTTGAACTCACGGGCGAGCCTTCTCTTCGTTTAAAAGCAAGGTTGGATCAAACTTTAGTTTTATATAATAGTGGAAAAATCAAAAAAGTAATCGTTTCCGGGGGAATCGGAAAGGAAGGTTTTGATGAATCTAAAGTGATGAAACAATATCTTGTGGATAGAAAAATTCCCGCAAATCTGATCCTTGAAGACAATTTAGGTGATAATACAGAAAAGTCAGCGAACAATTTGAATCTTTTTTTGGAACCGAGTTCTATCAATTCAATCATGATTGTTTCCCAATATTTCCATCTTCCCAGAGCCAAGGTTCTTGTAGAGAGGGCTGGATTTAAAAATGTGAAAACAAGTTATGCACGTTATTTTGAATTCCGAGATTTTTATTCTATCTTACGTGAAACGATAGCACTTCCCGTTGTCGTTTTGATTCCAAAAATTGAAGAATAG
- a CDS encoding DUF2200 domain-containing protein produces MKPTAEHNEKIAKLTFASVYPHYINKVEKKGRTKKELHQVIEWLTSFDEKKIKELIDKNVTFQTFFEKAKLNKNAELIKGTICGYRIEEIDNPLTKQVRYLDKLVDELAKGKTMEKILRNG; encoded by the coding sequence ATGAAACCAACTGCCGAACACAATGAAAAAATTGCCAAACTGACTTTTGCATCGGTTTATCCTCACTATATTAACAAGGTGGAAAAAAAAGGAAGAACCAAAAAAGAGTTACACCAAGTGATTGAATGGTTAACTTCTTTTGATGAAAAGAAAATCAAAGAGTTAATCGATAAGAATGTAACCTTTCAAACTTTCTTTGAGAAAGCCAAATTAAATAAAAATGCCGAACTCATTAAAGGAACGATCTGCGGATATCGCATTGAAGAAATCGATAATCCTTTAACAAAACAAGTCAGGTATTTGGACAAACTTGTGGATGAGTTGGCAAAAGGCAAAACGATGGAAAAGATTTTAAGGAATGGGTGA
- a CDS encoding helix-turn-helix domain-containing protein produces MTKKGLITFDSIGAYHKALHLPKPQHPLVSIMKYTGKTMNPYFLENKFVYDFYNISIKKNIKGTIRYGRQNYDFSEGIMSLSSPKQVFSFDESTDVSELSGWGLIFHADFIRNSNLAKQIKNYGFFSYETHEALHLSEKEEAIIEMIMKNIEQEYFSTIDTFSQDVMISHIELLLNYANRFYNRQFITRKHTNDDLLIRIEGLLKEYFDTGKVQQLGLPTVKYLSFQLNVSPNYLSDMLRIITGKNTQQHIHTWVIEKAKEKLATTSMSVNEIAIQLGFEYPQYFSRLFKTKTKLTPKEFRNSFE; encoded by the coding sequence ATGACAAAAAAAGGACTGATTACATTTGATTCTATTGGTGCTTATCACAAAGCATTACACTTACCTAAACCACAACATCCGTTAGTATCAATTATGAAATATACAGGGAAAACAATGAATCCCTATTTTTTGGAAAATAAATTTGTTTACGATTTTTATAACATTTCGATCAAAAAAAACATTAAAGGCACTATTCGATATGGGAGGCAAAATTATGATTTTAGCGAAGGAATCATGAGTTTGAGTTCTCCCAAACAAGTATTTTCCTTTGATGAATCCACGGATGTTTCCGAACTATCGGGATGGGGTTTGATCTTTCATGCAGATTTTATTCGCAATTCGAATCTAGCAAAACAAATCAAAAACTATGGTTTTTTTTCCTATGAAACCCACGAAGCACTGCATTTGTCCGAAAAAGAAGAAGCGATAATCGAAATGATTATGAAAAACATTGAACAGGAATATTTCTCAACAATTGATACATTCAGCCAGGATGTAATGATTTCCCATATCGAACTTCTTCTTAACTATGCCAATCGATTTTATAATAGACAGTTTATCACCCGCAAACATACCAATGACGATCTTTTGATCCGTATAGAAGGGTTGTTAAAAGAATATTTTGACACAGGTAAAGTGCAACAACTTGGTTTACCCACAGTCAAATACCTTTCTTTCCAACTGAATGTGTCTCCGAACTATTTGAGTGATATGCTGAGGATTATTACCGGCAAGAACACCCAACAACACATTCATACCTGGGTTATTGAAAAGGCAAAAGAAAAATTGGCAACTACTTCGATGTCTGTGAATGAAATCGCAATTCAATTAGGATTCGAATACCCCCAATATTTCAGCAGACTTTTTAAAACAAAAACAAAACTCACACCCAAAGAATTCAGAAATTCATTCGAATGA
- a CDS encoding LEPBI_I2678 family protein yields the protein MKKSILLVLLVLNCATLVKGYTPKHYYFSSNEMDTSFYVDGEKVSETILEVPIPEVPNKTIKIRVEKSGFKPEEVELRYQFNTNVHLNGFLLIFYPVGVLVDYYNDAFYHYSAEKDHFILQKNSNFTENDMNKSYISYEERRGKLKDADGYLSTNRSTKIFSIARFEKGEYIELTNLNDSSPDNASEIFSVASYEKMRSAEFDKRIGFLKPGKYRIKTFFSYSTIVGRQIITYESKVNETVDIEIFPSALSILCTDIDLKDGKTLVQRIQSKVNPDLNQFSNPMLENSGNRFCPPINPIVLKVE from the coding sequence ATGAAAAAGAGTATTCTACTGGTTTTACTTGTGCTGAATTGTGCTACACTTGTTAAAGGTTATACGCCCAAACATTATTACTTTTCTTCCAATGAAATGGATACAAGTTTTTATGTTGATGGCGAAAAAGTCAGTGAGACCATTTTAGAAGTACCCATTCCTGAAGTTCCTAATAAAACGATTAAAATTCGTGTCGAAAAATCTGGTTTTAAACCAGAAGAAGTAGAATTACGGTATCAGTTTAATACTAATGTACATTTAAACGGGTTCCTATTGATATTTTATCCTGTTGGGGTTCTTGTTGATTACTATAACGATGCCTTCTATCATTATAGTGCAGAAAAAGATCATTTCATTCTGCAAAAAAACTCTAATTTTACTGAAAATGACATGAACAAATCTTATATTTCTTATGAAGAAAGAAGAGGAAAGTTAAAAGATGCGGATGGATATTTAAGTACAAATCGATCTACCAAAATTTTCTCAATTGCTCGTTTTGAAAAAGGCGAATATATTGAATTAACCAATCTGAACGATTCTTCACCTGACAATGCTAGTGAAATTTTCTCAGTTGCTAGCTATGAAAAAATGAGATCTGCGGAATTTGACAAGCGAATCGGGTTTTTAAAACCAGGGAAATATAGAATCAAAACCTTTTTTAGTTATTCTACAATTGTTGGTCGTCAAATAATAACGTATGAATCAAAGGTAAATGAGACAGTTGATATCGAAATTTTTCCTAGTGCTTTAAGCATTCTCTGTACAGACATTGATCTAAAGGATGGTAAGACATTGGTTCAAAGGATACAATCGAAAGTAAATCCAGATTTAAATCAATTTTCGAACCCTATGTTGGAAAATTCAGGAAATAGATTCTGTCCACCGATCAATCCAATTGTCCTTAAGGTTGAATAG
- a CDS encoding beta-propeller fold lactonase family protein: MALLVSMLKRILFFFFLFCCLFSFNACLLNPIVRDLLFPEKDPSSKSLLGLLALTVNTNTRVELNHSWAGVRKGESLQLEASYFMYGSKVDSTFQWSSSNPSVATVDANGFVQSIGNGKVYITATSADGRAGASSDITVYTGYVYASLDTSNLVGHLTMNHTTGVLTPTGTIYVGLSTGPTGIAADPSGKYLFTGDFYGGTISQFLINQTTGVLTANSTPTAPAGIQPRNIVITPDGRYLYLASQGTMAIRAYAINANGTLTFINSYSTSNLQTQIQISRNGNFIFYLSSAQTELVSYRINYSDGTLTQAGVSPAFTNTGSDNVATHPNGNFLYVGSYPDLTILRLDPETGSMNFVDSVNHAKSINGSAIHPSGLFYYLIHMIEGIIACYTIDPITGKIAYASAVTGYSTTSLRFMVIDPTGRFAYVADNGGDLLQFSINQITGELTLIGSVDPGGVQWNLIFL, encoded by the coding sequence ATGGCTTTACTTGTATCTATGCTAAAACGAATTCTATTTTTTTTCTTTTTGTTTTGTTGTCTCTTTAGTTTCAACGCCTGTCTTCTCAATCCCATTGTCCGGGATCTACTTTTTCCCGAAAAAGATCCTTCTTCTAAGTCTTTACTCGGACTTTTGGCCTTGACGGTAAATACCAATACTCGAGTGGAACTCAACCACTCCTGGGCCGGGGTTCGCAAGGGAGAAAGTTTGCAATTGGAAGCATCTTACTTTATGTACGGTTCAAAGGTGGATTCTACTTTCCAATGGTCAAGTAGCAACCCTTCCGTTGCCACTGTCGATGCCAATGGATTTGTGCAGAGTATTGGCAATGGAAAAGTGTATATTACTGCCACGTCCGCAGATGGAAGGGCAGGTGCGAGTTCAGACATTACAGTGTATACGGGATATGTTTATGCAAGTTTGGATACAAGTAACTTAGTCGGTCATTTGACGATGAATCATACCACAGGAGTTTTAACTCCTACCGGAACTATTTATGTTGGTCTTTCAACCGGACCTACTGGAATTGCCGCAGATCCTTCTGGTAAATATTTATTTACAGGAGATTTTTATGGCGGAACCATCTCTCAATTTTTGATCAACCAAACAACAGGTGTACTGACTGCAAATTCTACTCCCACTGCGCCAGCTGGTATCCAACCAAGAAACATAGTCATCACTCCCGATGGACGGTATTTGTATTTGGCCTCCCAAGGAACGATGGCCATTCGAGCTTACGCCATTAATGCCAATGGAACACTTACCTTTATCAATTCCTATTCCACATCTAATTTACAAACTCAAATTCAAATTTCAAGGAATGGAAATTTTATATTCTATTTAAGTTCTGCACAAACGGAACTTGTATCGTATCGCATTAACTACTCTGATGGAACTTTAACACAAGCTGGCGTAAGTCCAGCGTTTACTAATACTGGTTCCGACAATGTGGCAACTCATCCCAATGGAAATTTTCTTTATGTAGGATCCTATCCCGATTTAACGATTTTACGTTTAGATCCCGAAACGGGTTCTATGAACTTTGTGGATTCCGTAAATCATGCGAAGAGTATCAACGGTTCTGCCATCCATCCGAGTGGCCTTTTTTATTATTTGATTCATATGATTGAAGGAATTATTGCTTGTTATACGATAGATCCCATAACGGGAAAAATTGCATATGCGTCTGCCGTGACTGGATATTCGACCACTAGTTTGCGATTTATGGTCATCGATCCTACGGGCAGGTTTGCTTATGTTGCAGACAATGGTGGTGATTTACTTCAGTTTAGCATCAACCAAATTACAGGTGAGTTAACTTTAATTGGGTCGGTGGATCCCGGTGGAGTCCAATGGAATTTGATCTTTTTATGA